In Chloroflexota bacterium, a single window of DNA contains:
- the cas1e gene encoding type I-E CRISPR-associated endonuclease Cas1e has product MLAGRLGLEASRIPHADRQGLLWLSRGALTVRNGTLRFERKSPPDPESPLKLGQYDIPFQALSMILLGPGSTVSHDALRLMARHGTGLVAIGEDGVRCYSAPPLMPDTSDIARRQALAWADPQHRRTIARRMYALRLGEVLPDQSLDALRGIEGARMRRTYRNLAKRHGIPWRGRRYDRANPNLGDLPNQAINHASAAVTSAAMIAVASVGAIPQLGFIHEHSGAAFVLDIADLFRDTVLLTSAFAAAKVALANPAVDIERYTRRTTGTMLQNQRVIPKMIERVKVLLADTEAPDLGSFDLVGTSDTPA; this is encoded by the coding sequence ATGCTGGCAGGCAGACTCGGCCTTGAAGCCTCGCGCATCCCCCACGCCGATCGCCAAGGATTGCTCTGGCTCTCTCGTGGTGCGCTCACGGTGCGCAACGGCACGCTTCGGTTCGAACGGAAGAGTCCGCCCGATCCGGAGAGCCCTCTCAAACTCGGACAATACGACATTCCCTTCCAAGCCCTTTCGATGATCCTCCTCGGCCCGGGCTCGACCGTTAGCCATGACGCACTCCGGCTGATGGCCCGACATGGAACAGGTCTCGTCGCGATCGGCGAGGATGGTGTCCGGTGCTACTCTGCTCCACCGCTGATGCCGGACACCTCGGACATCGCGCGCAGGCAGGCCCTCGCCTGGGCTGATCCCCAACATCGGCGCACGATCGCCCGGCGGATGTACGCTCTGCGCCTCGGCGAAGTGCTTCCCGACCAATCCCTCGACGCTCTCCGCGGCATCGAAGGTGCACGGATGAGGCGCACTTACCGGAATCTCGCCAAGCGCCACGGCATTCCGTGGAGGGGTCGCAGGTACGACCGAGCCAACCCCAACCTCGGTGACTTACCCAACCAAGCCATCAATCACGCCTCCGCCGCCGTGACCTCAGCAGCCATGATCGCAGTCGCCTCGGTCGGCGCTATCCCGCAACTCGGATTCATCCATGAACACAGTGGCGCGGCCTTCGTCCTAGACATTGCCGATCTCTTTCGGGATACGGTCCTCCTTACCTCCGCCTTCGCTGCCGCGAAGGTCGCTCTGGCGAATCCAGCCGTCGACATCGAACGCTATACCAGACGGACTACGGGCACGATGCTCCAAAACCAACGCGTAATTCCCAAAATGATCGAGAGGGTCAAAGTCCTTCTCGCCGACACCGAGGCGCCAGACCTCGGGTCGTTTGACCTTGTTGGTACATCAGACACGCCAGCATGA
- the cas2e gene encoding type I-E CRISPR-associated endoribonuclease Cas2e, which translates to MTVVVTLNVQARYRGFLASTMLEIAPGVYTSPRMTSGIRGRIWNVLADWHSTLGQGSIVMTWRDPRVPARQRILTLGVPPKTVVDADGVYLVKHQ; encoded by the coding sequence ATGACCGTCGTCGTTACATTAAACGTCCAAGCTCGGTATCGTGGATTCCTCGCCTCAACGATGCTTGAGATCGCTCCCGGCGTCTATACATCTCCTCGCATGACCAGCGGCATTCGTGGCCGCATCTGGAACGTTCTTGCCGACTGGCACTCAACGCTCGGCCAAGGCTCGATTGTGATGACGTGGCGCGATCCCAGGGTGCCGGCCAGGCAGCGAATCTTGACTCTCGGCGTCCCGCCCAAGACCGTTGTCGATGCTGACGGCGTTTACCTCGTGAAGCACCAATAG